The Virgibacillus phasianinus genome includes a window with the following:
- a CDS encoding glycosyltransferase family 4 protein: MKVLHLNAGNETGGGMHHILSLLNKLNRKEFVLGVLEEGEMLHRARNLGIETVHFHSPKKLSIPLLKNIVSYIKKERIQIVHTHGPRANVYAKFLKKIVSFQWIVTVHSDPFYDFRGKGLYGEILCRVHTNAIKCADRVIAISTPFQQILEEKGVHREKINTVLNGIDFKKEMLENYVRSDVGYGEADFLFLMVARFEKVKRHNLALIAFSQVVTDHPNCKLLLVGDGSERKQAEALAEQLGITGYVHFLGHRQDVECFYNLADVTMLTSASESFPLVLLESARARTPVISTDVGGVKELIADPSVGFLVEDSNITNAMKDAIFLKKEGKLQVMGENLHIHASTKFSLEIFAENIYNVYLDIDNVNG, from the coding sequence ATGAAAGTACTACATTTAAATGCCGGAAATGAAACCGGAGGCGGTATGCACCATATCTTAAGTCTGCTAAACAAACTTAACCGTAAAGAGTTTGTGCTTGGCGTATTGGAAGAGGGGGAGATGCTGCATCGAGCACGAAACCTTGGTATTGAAACAGTTCACTTTCATAGTCCCAAAAAGTTGAGCATACCATTATTAAAAAATATTGTTTCCTATATTAAAAAAGAACGGATTCAAATTGTTCATACCCATGGACCGAGGGCTAATGTTTACGCTAAGTTTCTGAAAAAAATTGTTTCTTTTCAATGGATTGTTACCGTTCATAGTGATCCCTTTTATGACTTTCGCGGGAAGGGATTATATGGGGAGATTTTATGTCGAGTACATACGAATGCGATAAAATGTGCGGATCGTGTCATTGCAATTTCCACCCCATTTCAACAAATTCTGGAGGAGAAGGGGGTTCACCGTGAAAAAATAAACACCGTATTAAATGGAATTGATTTTAAAAAGGAAATGCTGGAGAACTATGTCCGCTCAGACGTTGGTTACGGGGAAGCAGATTTTCTGTTTTTAATGGTGGCAAGGTTTGAAAAAGTGAAACGACATAATCTGGCATTAATCGCCTTCAGTCAGGTAGTAACAGACCATCCCAATTGCAAACTGCTCCTTGTTGGAGATGGAAGCGAGCGCAAGCAGGCCGAGGCATTAGCGGAGCAACTGGGTATTACTGGGTATGTCCATTTTTTGGGTCATCGCCAGGATGTGGAATGTTTTTACAATCTGGCTGATGTGACTATGCTGACGTCTGCCAGTGAAAGTTTTCCACTTGTTTTACTCGAATCAGCAAGAGCGCGGACGCCAGTCATATCAACGGATGTCGGCGGTGTGAAAGAATTAATTGCCGATCCATCAGTTGGTTTTCTAGTGGAGGATTCCAACATTACAAATGCAATGAAAGATGCTATATTTTTAAAGAAAGAGGGTAAATTACAAGTAATGGGCGAAAATTTGCATATTCATGCATCCACTAAATTTTCATTGGAGATTTTTGCCGAAAACATATATAATGTATATTTAGATATAGATAATGTAAACGGTTAA
- a CDS encoding O-antigen ligase family protein: MSRFTKYALIFLLIYFPVRPCLVEILPITRFIGDIVVLVLFAKTLVQQTASIFANYRFTLYFFLFIIVGAVSALLTGVIPVAILMQIRAFLIPFLLLYVVGEAAISKKDIQHALWTSFIMGCVLSIHGLIEKLSHRTILIPETWQHWELAAVNSERIYGLVANPNVLAVYLMIVFFLTFYLKKIAASYSILLNIGLVLFAGTILLTYSRGTLIAFGVALLVLCLMKKNWSYLIKTALFFSISIALVYWPVDSFTEKIGMNNSERFVDMFSEKRIQQSASGGRVFVVKKGVEIFIDHPVAGTGFGTYGSAATVSFTSPIYERYGIPASMYADNQYMQILVETGVIGTVLMFLFIYQLARKTVHSYVFFILLVGLIGSAFYSMLEDKTFTLYFYLAIGLALNQRQIIDE, from the coding sequence ATGTCCCGCTTCACAAAATATGCTCTTATTTTTCTTCTCATCTATTTTCCCGTTCGGCCCTGCTTGGTAGAAATACTTCCAATCACAAGATTTATCGGTGACATAGTGGTACTTGTGCTTTTCGCCAAAACACTGGTTCAGCAAACGGCATCGATTTTTGCAAATTACCGATTCACGCTCTACTTTTTCTTATTTATAATAGTGGGTGCTGTTTCCGCGCTATTAACCGGAGTAATACCTGTGGCAATACTGATGCAGATTCGAGCTTTTTTAATCCCATTTTTGCTTCTGTATGTTGTCGGGGAAGCAGCCATATCCAAGAAAGACATCCAACATGCGTTGTGGACGTCCTTTATCATGGGCTGTGTGCTTTCTATTCATGGCCTAATCGAAAAGCTTTCACATCGCACCATCCTTATTCCGGAAACATGGCAACACTGGGAGCTCGCCGCTGTTAACAGTGAGCGAATTTATGGACTGGTTGCGAATCCGAACGTCCTTGCCGTCTATTTAATGATTGTATTTTTCCTGACATTCTACTTGAAGAAAATAGCCGCTTCCTATTCCATCCTGCTGAACATCGGACTTGTGCTTTTTGCGGGAACGATTCTCTTAACTTATTCGCGGGGTACATTGATTGCATTTGGTGTCGCATTACTTGTGCTTTGTTTAATGAAAAAGAACTGGAGTTACCTGATTAAGACGGCTCTGTTTTTCTCTATCAGCATTGCACTTGTTTATTGGCCAGTTGATTCCTTTACAGAAAAAATAGGCATGAACAATTCCGAGCGGTTTGTCGATATGTTTTCGGAAAAACGTATTCAGCAGAGTGCCAGTGGCGGGCGTGTATTTGTCGTCAAAAAGGGAGTGGAAATTTTCATCGACCATCCCGTTGCCGGTACAGGATTTGGTACATATGGCAGTGCCGCCACCGTGTCATTTACGTCGCCCATTTACGAACGTTACGGGATCCCTGCAAGTATGTATGCCGATAATCAGTACATGCAAATTCTTGTGGAAACTGGTGTGATTGGAACTGTTCTCATGTTCCTGTTTATTTACCAACTTGCCAGGAAAACGGTGCACTCCTACGTATTCTTTATTCTGCTTGTTGGTTTAATTGGGAGTGCATTTTATTCCATGCTGGAGGACAAGACATTTACACTTTACTTCTATCTGGCGATTGGATTGGCACTAAATCAAAGGCAGATTATCGATGAATAA